A segment of the Brienomyrus brachyistius isolate T26 chromosome 4, BBRACH_0.4, whole genome shotgun sequence genome:
TTGCTTCCTTTGATGCAAGCGGTGCCAGTGATATCAGGGCTGCGTGTGCTGATGAAGCCTAGAGTCTGTCTCTGGACGATCAGGCATTATCACAGAGCATCACAGCCACACGTCCCTGTAGCATTGGCAGGAAAGCATTCAGCCCAGACAGTATTTCCAGACGTGGCTTGTGGTCTTTCGTTTGTCAACTTGCCACGGTGTTCAAACAGATTTTCAACTTGTCCCTGTCCAGCGCTGTGgttcatttcattaaaaaaaatccacaattgTCCCAATTCCAATAACTCCCAACCCCACCCATCCAGTTGATTATTGTCCTATTGCCCCGACCTCCCTTCttatgaagtgctttgagaggCTGGTCAAAGATTATATCTGCTCTCCACCCGCTCTATGACCATTGGTCCACTTCAGTTTGCCTGCCATCCAAACAGGTCCACCAGTGAAGCTGTCCTGCATACCATTCTTACCCACTTGGACAGTGGCAGAGGAAACTACGTGAGTTTGCTGTTTGTAGATATTAGCCCAGCTTTTAATACCACAGTCCCCGTTAAACTGGTGCCCGATTACACCCCTCTGTGAATGGGTCCTGGACCTCCTCACAGGCAGACCCCAGGTGGTGAAGATTAGATCCTATACTTCAGTTCTCATAACCCTCAATATTGCCCCCCCAAAGGCTGTGTTTTAAGCCTGTATTCATTGTACACATAACAACACAGTATTGATTGCCTATTCTCCAATAACCAGAAGAATGCCTACCTGGATGAGATGGACAGTCTGACACTGACTGACTCTCACATAACACCtgcaagaataaggtgatggtGGTGGACATAAGCAGCCGATGTATATAACCCTCCCAACATAAAAGGGGTCCCAGTTAATAGGGTGAACATCTTTTGATATCTCGGCGCCAGTATTTCTGATGATCTCACCCGGTCAGATAACATACAGACCCAGGTATCTAAAGCCAGTAATCAGCTTTACCATTTAAGACAGCGAATGAGGTTAAAAAGCTCACCAGCCATCCTTAGAGCCCCCTACTGGGGAGTGTTAGAGACCATCCTCACCATGGGAATCACAGCCTGGTTCGGTAGCTGCTCTGCCCTGGACCGTGAAGCTCTGCAGAAGATGGTACATTCAGCTGAATACATctgattcaagattcaagattcttcAATTGTCACATACATAGTCATACAAAGTACAATACGCAGTGAAATGCATCCTGAACCGCTCTTTGGTAGACTGTGTAAGTTAAAATCCAATTAAGCTACAGTTAAAGTGCATAAAGATAAAATGAAAGCAGAGAAGTATGTTGAAAATGAACAGTAACACAAACATAAAAAGTGACCAGTGTGACACTGCGGATATGGTGAggggtacaagagcacagtgtacatcagggtgtgaggtgcagtggcatgtccaggttcagaagccttatggtctgggggtacaagagcacaATGTACATCAGGGTATGAGGTAcagtggcatgtccaggttcagaaaccttatggcctgggggtacaagagcacaATGAACATCAGGGTATGAGGTGCAGTTGCATGTCCAGGTTGagaagccttatggcctgggggtaTAAGAGCACAGCGTACATcggggtgtgaggtgcagtggcatgtccaggttcagaagccttatggcctgggggtataagagcacagtgtacatcagggtgtgaggtgcagtgcCATGTgcaggttcagaagccttatggcctgggggtacaagagcacaatgtacatcagggtgtgaggtgcagtggcatgtccaggttcagaagccttatggcctgggggtataagagcacagtgtacatcagggtgtgaggtgcagtggcatgtccaggttcagaagccttatggcctgggggtagAAAGACCAcaatgtacatcagggtgtgaggtgcagtggcatgtccaggttcagaagccttatggcctgggggtagGAACTCCTCCTAAGCCTCTCAGTCCTGGCCCAGATATTCCTGAGTCTCTCTCCTGATTTCAGAACCTAAAACAGGCTGTTGTTGGGGTGGGATGTGTCCTTCATGATCCTGAAGGCCCTGCTCCTATATCTCTTGATGTAAATGTCCTAAAGAGATTCTCTGAAACAGACTCAGAACGTGAAAAAGACCTCAAACTGAAtggactgcaaactgaaatctgATTTTGAAAACTTTTTTGTCATGGGTCGTATTTAGCGCATCCCGATTTCCCAGTCTGTGTTACTAGAATAAAACCTGTTCAACAGGGTGACAAAGGAGACAATAAACTCTGTGTCTGGCCTTCATGAAACATTTTTCTAATTCTCCTTTACACTTAATGTCACAATATCACATTACATTTAATGCTTGACTGGTTGGTTTCAGTAACAATCACGCCCAAACACATTGTAATTTAAAGAACATACATTTCCTCTTGTAACAGTCGTTTCCCCTTAGATTCGATCATCCACTAACTTCTCTCTTCACATtaatttgcactttagttatactCGTCCACCTTGGTGAAACAACGTGGAAGGGAAACAACTAACTGATTGACATAAAGCGAGATTAACCCTTATGTTACTAAACTGGTACAGTCTAACTTTTATCAACTGAGAAATATTGTGAAAGTTAGAGCATTACTTTTCTGTAAAGACACAGATTTTGTCACGGAGGGGGTCGTGTAAATAAGGAGGACACTGCTGCGAAGCAGGCAGGTGAAAGGGCTTTAATATCCTGCTTGCAATCCAGACAGAAAACCACAATCCAAGAATCATGTTCGAGTTACGGGCAGCTGTTGGGCGATCATCATCAGCAATCAAGGGACAGGGTAGGGCTCGGGATCTGGGGATAGGTGGGTGTTCAGGTGATCTTTGTCAGTACTCAGAGGGCTGGGCTAGATTCGTCTTCGGAAAGGCAGAACAGGGTCAGGGAAACGGGCAGGCGGAGGTACAGACAGGTAAAGCGTATAAAGGGACAGAACTGCTCAAACTCGCAATAGAATGCAGAAGATCTCGTGTCTGGGTGGTGTGCCAGACGTGAATAAATATGATTGTTCAGTAACCCCAATgaaactcagctgacagagggAGGTGTGCAGTTACCGGTCCTACCGGTTCCCGGGGCAGGCGAGGAGGGAGCATTCCAGCCGCTGCTAGACTCCCTTCTCGAGATACGCCAAGGGTGTGGAAGGGAAGTCCCACATGACGTCATAGGGGCTTCCTCGGAGCGGTCCATGGCCGATCTAGTCATACATGTTTTATTGCATTTCCAAGGTGTAGAATAAAGATGAAAGATGATGAGGCCTTTTCTGTGTTGGCTCTTAGACTTTGGAACATTTTACCACTAAGCATTAGGTAGCCATTTTTAAGTCGTGAGTTTATCATTCAGGATTTCATGGTTCATATTTTATGGTTGTCTTCTTATTTTGTTGTAAGTGCTTTATATTTGCAAAGTCCTTTTTCTTTTAGTACCGTTTTATTCTGATTTCTACTctctttgttttcttttataATGTTTTCTGTTTTCTATTTATTATGAAGTAAAGCACTTTGTACCACTTGGCTTGAAAAGTTTTTACAAATaaaggtattattattattattattattattattattattattattattattattaataaaagctTAGATTCTATCTAAACCTGACAGTCTGTCATTGCACATGCCTGTATGTTACACCTGATACCACTTGATAGCTTCAAATCCCATCAGCTTTTTGCTATAAATTTGCTTCAtctggagaaaaaaataaacaaacaaaagacgAGCATCTAAACTGAATCAAAGATTCATTCACtgtatgttttattttctgttctatatttttacctttttgcaTTCTTACCAATTTTTATATATCACATCAAGTGTAGGTTTATAAATTGTTTGGAGAATAAATGATatgcccagtctgctcttctcagtctgacCTCAGTCCAAACCACACCTACTGAagcctgagaagcaggaagttcctcccactCTCACATATAAAAAGAActgcaaatgaaaataaaaattaatgcaactgaaaatggcagaagccagtATTGCAGTTGATCAGAATGAGTTCAGCTGTCCAATCTGTCTGGATCTACTGAAGGATCCAGTGGCTATTccctgtggacacagttactgtatgagctgcattaagagctgctgggatcagaaGGATCATgttggagtttacagctgcccccagtgcagacagaccttcacacccaggcctgttctgggcagaaacaccatgctggctgaagtggtggagaaactgaagaagactggactacaagcagctactcctgctgaccattatgctggacctggagatgtagagtgtgacgtctgtactgggagaaaacacaaagctgtcaagtcctgcctggtgtgtctggcttcttactgtgaaactcacctccagcctcactatgagtctccagcttttaagaagcacaagctgactgatgccactggacatctgcaggacaaggtctgttcccaccatgaaaaacccctggaggtctactgccgtaccgaccagcagtgtgtctgtctgctgtgtgtgatggatgaacacagaggccatgataccATCTCAGCTGCTACCGGAAGGGCAGAGAAACAGGTCAGACTGGAAATGCTCTTATATAATTATGAATTGTATATGAGATAATAATGAGCATGACTGCTTTGAAGACAAGGAGAACAAGTCTGGTTAGGTaaagcaaaaggaaaaaaacacattacttAAAAAATTTCTTTGATTAAGGTGAAGTATTAactacttcaccttcatcagtggctGTGTTCCCAATGGAGCAAAACCATATCAACCTGTTACTCCAAAGTGTGAAAGGTTTCTACTGAAAATTCCTTCAAACAGCAAATCATGCAGCTGACACTGAATCAAGACATTCACCTACTGTTTGGTTGAGTACTTGAATGGATAAAATGTGTGGGCTAAGAGATTTTAGATAAGGTGTGATTGTTGGAAAAGTCGACAGCTTGGAGAGCCAATGGGTCGGGTCTTGTGGTTTGgaactggtgtggtgctgagtcAGCACCTTAGAGTAGGTACAGGGAACATCTCATCTCTACTATCAGTCTTCTTGTCTTTCTCTGATTGTTTCTCTACACGGATAGAATTCTTGTCTCTCCAGTATGATGACCATCTTATTCTGCTTTCAGAGCACACTGATAGGATTCTTATCTCACCGGTATTATGATATATTTAAAGGAGATTGATCACATGCTCATACATTGATGCTGGTGGCTCCTACATAACTGCAGAGTCTATggaagtgcccagtttgtgaataATGACCACAGACTtcttgttgctactctgaagattcaacTTAGGTCAAGCAGGCTACCACCTACTGGAAGAATGAGGTTGGATCTGGAGATCAGGTTGGATCTGGAGAATGAGGTTGGATCTGGAGATCAGGTTGGATCTGGAGAATGAGGATGGATCTGGAGATTCCAAGATCAGGCTGTGACTAATGGGTCTGCAAGCAGTTTATATGAGGAACATACAGACTTTGTTGCAACTACTAATTCTATTGTGATGTGGGAAACCTTCTGTGACAAGACCCTGCAGGTTGCTGAGGGTTGTTTTGATTTTTTCAGTGTTTCCAGAAGGAGGTGCTTCATCTCCTAGGGCATCCTAGATATTATCAAGAGGAGTCCTGTGCACAGCTTGATGGTAACTCCATTCTGTATCAGAAACTGAGAAGGATGGCTGTGAGGGCTCTTAGAATAGATAAGGAGGTGGCTGTTAGAGGAATCAGTGATCAAGTGACACACCATCTATGGTCACACTATCTATACCCACTTCTTGCTTACAGAGGATCTGAAACAGTATGCACATCTAAATCTGTTCCTCAGAGAGTCGGGACAGGTGATGACACAGTCcttaagaatgacactgcagttgtgacccacTGAGCCAAGTATTTTGAGCAGATCGGATTAGCTATGAACCACCTGAGACCTTCCTGACACCACAAAGATGGTGAACTACCTGGTGGTAGAGAAGGCCGCAGGGATCTATGGTATccggggtgaacttctccaggctggtggtaaggcgGTTCTCTTGACATTGCAAGAAATCTTTGCTTCCATCTGGGAGACAGGCGTCttcccaactgactggaaaatgggACTTTTTGGAAATGTTCCCTTGTTGGAAAGGGATACTGTTGGATGGTCGACTACAAAGGATAATATTGCTCTCAGTATTGGGTATGGTCCATGCTAGGGTCATCCTCAGTAGGATCACTTGCTCACCTACCAGCAACCGGAGCAGTCTGGTTTAatgcctaagaagtctaccacTGACCACATCCTGGCATTGAGGGTTCTTATCGCGTGCAAATGCAAATATTGGCAGAGTTTTTTTGCAGCCTTTGTCGATTTTCATAATCCATATGCTCAGTTGATCAAGCTGCCCTCTGGGACATCCTGAGATTTCATGGGATCCCCCTGAATTTGCAGGACGTCATGGCCGGCCTGTATACTGCCattgtgagtgctgtgcagagtggagtCGTTAGAGTCCTGGTTCTTCCGGTTTCGCTGCATGTCTGTGACATGGACGCTATTCACTGAcatgagatgaagactggattCCCTTAATACTGGTTCTtcttcagagaatccttgggtaccgccgGTTTGATTTTGGTTCAAATCGGTGCTTGAACTGTTCAGTGAACTCCTCCTAATAGAAGAAACTTGTTTAGTCATCTTTTTGCTACATATAGAAACAAATGGGAGATACACAGAAGAAACTTCAGCAGAGAAtccagatgagagagaaggagctgcaggagctgagagaggctgtggcctcaatcacagtgagtatgaacctgaggagaagaaaacagctggtctGTAATCATTTTGAATCAAGACTCCCAGAGTCAACAGATCACAGTTTTATAGACTTTTGGGGATGAATCATATTAAGGTCATTGGGAGCTACTCTGGGTCAAAGGACTGATGGGACAAAGATGCCACTTTCAGCAAATatcataaatgtaaatgtaaatatgccaTATAGCACGGTTTCACTAACCTGGGGTTACAACGGTTAACCCATACATTTGGAATCATTAATACACCAAAaagtaatttaattaaattgagACCCAGTAAtgacaaccaacctgccccatacagccaccagtctctgccaaatccctgcagctgacagtgtatgagcttaatgagcgatcatttccaatcagtgctggctgggtttcagtacctgaggcatCCAGATTCCAGATttcctttattgtcattttttcaTGCACTTTCGTACAATCAAGAATGAATTATCGTTCCACCTAGAGCAACGGCATAAATAGATACGTTAAAAAAACTAAGGGAACATTGGAAAACAACATAGAACCCACGTACACAATACTTACAAATCATACAACCTGTAACCATGGtgacccatggtgcactgggaGGGAGTAGCAGCATGAAAGGTCTTTTAACAGCATACCTTTTACAGCGCGTTTAAAGATGTAGCAGCATGTACTGTTAAATTAAAAACTGTCTTTTATCTATACAGAAGTGCAATTGAATATGAAAAGTGCAAGTGGAAGATTGCACTAGTGTCTGGTACTGTGGGGGAGGTTCAGTGGTTCACTGGGGGGCAAGAGTGTTCatggtccccacagcctggGGTAGGGAGCTGTAAGACTTTCTGGTCCTGGTTTGGATACTCCTGTACCTTTTCCCCAATGGCAGGAAGGAGAACAGGCTGTGTAGGAGGGGAGGTCAGGGTCTGTGATGATGCCGGAGGCTCTACGGGTGCAATGCTTGTTGAAGATCTCCAGCAGGGATGAAAGATGGGCACTGATGATCTTCCCAGCTGTTCTCACTACTCTGTTCAGCTAATAGTGCAGGTTCCAAACCAGACATTGAAGTGGGTCATAACACTTTCAACTGTGCCCCTGTAGAAGGTGGTGAGGGCCGGAACGGGCAGGCAGGCTTGCTTCAGCCTCCAGAAGGAATGGAGCCGCTGTTGGGCTTTCTTGACAGTTGCCATGGTGTTAGTGGTTGAAGTCAGATCGTCCACCATGTGAACACCCAGAAACTTAATGCCACTGACCCTCTCCATGGCCATGACATTTATGGTTAGCAAGGGGTGGTGTTCTGTATGGCCCTTCCTATGGTCTATGATAAAATGCATATGCTGTCAACTGCTCCACCTCAATCCTGTATGCTGGCTCCTCACATTTGAGACCCACAACTGTGGTATCATCCGTGAACTCGATGATATGGTTGTTGCTGAATTTGGCAGTACAGTCGTGGGTCAGCAGGGTAACAGTAGAGGGCTCAGAACTCAGCCCTAGGGTGAGCCTGTACTCACTGAGACTCTGATTGTTTGCTGCGTTTGTCAGGAAGCCCAAGATCCAGGTACAGGTTCCAGCGTCCACCTTCAGTTACCTCAGATTCTCCACGAGTTGCTGTGGTATGATGGTGTTGAAGATTGAGCTGAAGACAATGAAGAGCAGTCTGGCGTAATCATCCCGGTTTTCCAGATGCTTCAGGGTTAGAGTGGTGGAGGAGGGTAGTGGATATTGCATCAATTGTGGAGCGGTTCACTCTATATGCATGTTAATGCTCTAGGACTGTGGGGAGGCAGGCTTTAATGTGCTGCATGACCTAACACTCAAAAGACTTTGTCACAATCAGAGTGAGAGCCACAGGACAGAGGTCATTCATGCAGGTTGAGTGGGGTTTCTTAGGCACAGGTATGATGGTTGTACTCTGGGGGCAGGTGGCACTACTGGCTGGTTGAGGGAGATGTTGAAGATGTCAGTGAAGACCTTCAGCTGTTCTGCACAGTCCTTAAGAACACATCCAGGTATGTTATCGGAACCAGTAGCCTTTCGGGGTTGACATTACAGAAGGCTCTCTTCTCCTTGCCTGTGGACAATTGTAATACTTATTCACTGGGTGTTGGAGTCAATTTCTGCACTTTCCTGTTATTAGAGGCCTCAGAATGTGTGTAAAACTTATTGAGTGTACCTGGTTGAGAGGGGCCGTTTTAGCGTGTTTGGGCTTGTTGGGTGTAGCAGACCAAGTTCTCTGAGGACACTCAGCTCTCTCCCCAGTGTTTCTCATAGCAGTGGTTCTGGTTGCTGATGTTCAGGAGGAATTGATGATCATATACATGTTTCTTGTGAATGTGAGAGTTAATTCACAACAAAGATAAAACAAAGATACTTTTGTCACGATGCTAGGAGAGGCCGCCTCAGGAATTGGCTCTGATGCCATCTTGGATACGTGACgctccaaaccccagccctgtgctgtatTTATACCTCCTGTTGGCTCACATCactattgtacaatgaggctctctggagtctcaaaaggggccaattgtaatttaccgtcctctgctccctgtgtcaccaacagagctcagcacagtcagcagtggaggacagtgagaggatcttcactgagatgatctgctccattgagagaagacgctctgaggtgaaaaagctgatcagagatcaggagaaggctgcagtgagtcaggctaagagagacatggagagactgaagcaggttattgatgaactgaagaggagacactctgagctggagcagctttcacacacagaggatcacatccatttcctccaggtaacagaacagctactttgaCAATATGAACATCAGAGTATTCAAATgagtttattttttcatttgtatatcacctagtctgtcattggtcagatgTTAATGGTCCTGTTCATTTGATTACAATACACATTTGTTTTGACAAAGTTGTTTAATCAGACTATGTGTCTGTAGAGGTACCAGGGTCTTCCTGTCACCCCAGAAGCTGGATTTGAACCCAAAATCTCAGTCTCTTCACGCTGCTCTTTGGAGAATGTGTGGACTGTGGTCTCTGAACTGAAGgatcaactggagaatgtttGCAAAAAGAAAACTACAGAGATCCATCATGCAGGTTAGTacagtaaataaatacattgtTAACACAGACCATGCAGAGAGAGTgtgcagtacagtcagcctcacatttgtgtgaccaaATCCGATTCAGTTTTCAAAAAGTTTAAAACTCTGTAAAAACCAGTGGAAGAGCTGCACATTCTACaggctgcaaaacccagatcacatgaATCATGTTTCTTCTAAATTATACAATGAAAAAACCTGTATTATGTGTAACAATCATTTGCAGTTTGTGaaaatgcctgttattgtccctcataatgataataccctactgctggtgtctccacagtgagtgacgtccatctcccacaagtaaattccttttactcacatccctgcttctctctgtctccttctagttaccaaagacaccatcctaccagtattagtgccca
Coding sequences within it:
- the LOC125739629 gene encoding tripartite motif-containing protein 16-like isoform X1; its protein translation is MQLKMAEASIAVDQNEFSCPICLDLLKDPVAIPCGHSYCMSCIKSCWDQKDHVGVYSCPQCRQTFTPRPVLGRNTMLAEVVEKLKKTGLQAATPADHYAGPGDVECDVCTGRKHKAVKSCLVCLASYCETHLQPHYESPAFKKHKLTDATGHLQDKVCSHHEKPLEVYCRTDQQCVCLLCVMDEHRGHDTISAATGRAEKQKQMGDTQKKLQQRIQMREKELQELREAVASITSSAQSAVEDSERIFTEMICSIERRRSEVKKLIRDQEKAAVSQAKRDMERLKQVIDELKRRHSELEQLSHTEDHIHFLQRYQGLPVTPEAGFEPKISVSSRCSLENVWTVVSELKDQLENVCKKKTTEIHHAVTKDTILPVLVPMTRAEFLQYSGRLTLDPNTANEELHLSEGNRVVTWKRETQSYPGHQERFDSRLQVLCTEGLTGCCYWEVEWNGGWVGIAVTYKGISRKGWGDNSRLGCNDKSWCLYCSSSSYSFWHNNVQTAISAPPSPRIGVYLDQGAGTLSFYSVSDTVTLLHRVQTTFTEPLYPAFYLCSSTAKLC